The proteins below are encoded in one region of Colias croceus chromosome 17, ilColCroc2.1:
- the LOC123699213 gene encoding glutathione S-transferase E14-like, giving the protein MILSMKKTMRYVIPYGLQCQQHAEKQTMSEKPVLYADEASPPVRFVMMTASLLDIELIVNKVDLFTSEQKTEEYYKINPLQKVPALVIGDKTILDSHAAAIYLCQKTSAQDLYPIDPLERAKVNEMLFYNSGRLFPLDSEIISCYFAGNWPVPETKKEEWYRALDYLEINLNKNNWLVGDKMYLCDVCVMLTVTSLQLLIPITERHRNVKQWLKRFEALPCYEINRQGLERLTHFIELFRHKE; this is encoded by the exons AAAGCAAACAATGTCTGAAAAACCTGTATTATATGCAGACGAGGCGTCTCCGCCGGTTCGGTTTGTGATGATGACTGCATCACTGCTTGATATCGAATTAATAGTGAATAAAGTAGATTTATTTACCAGTGAACAGAAGACTGAAGAGTACTATAAG ATTAATCCATTACAAAAAGTGCCGGCATTGGTTATTGGAGACAAAACAATTCTAGATAGTCATGCTGCTGCTATATATTTATGTCAGAAAACGTCTGCACAGGACCTATATCCAATTGATCCCCTCGAGAGAGCAAAAGTAAATGAAATGCTATTTTATAACTCTGGCAGGTTGTTCCCGTTGGATAGCGAAATAATT tcgTGTTATTTTGCTGGCAATTGGCCGGTTCCAGAAACAAAAAAGGAGGAATGGTATCGTGCATTGGACTATTTGGAAATTaatttgaacaaaaataattggCTTGTTGGTGATAAG atGTATTTGTGTGATGTCTGTGTGATGTTAACTGTAACATCCCTGCAATTATTAATTCCGATTACCGAAAGACACAGAAATGTAAAGCAGTGGCTAAAAAGATTTGAAGCATTGCCATGTTATGAAATTAATCGGCAAGGACTGGAAAGATTGACACACTTTATTGAATTGTTCCGACATAAAGAATAA